AAAATGTTTACGAAAAGAGCCTTTTGAATAAAACTACCATTTTGGACAATTTCCTTTGCTTTATCAACTATCTCAGCAGCATCCTTTTCCTGGGCAGGGCGAAGTGTTACATGTAGTTGATCTTTTGCTTGGAACGTCAATATGAAGTCTTCCATGTAATCACCTACTTTGCCAAAAATGATCTGGCTTCTTTTCAATACTTGTTTTTAATAGATGAGAAGCTGGGACAACCTTAATTTTGGAACTATCTAAATCTTTCAAGGCTTGTTTCACACCATTTACGGTTTCATGTCCTTTGATGCCAACGTGACCAATCCCGATTGCTTGTCCTTTTAGTTCAGCAACTCTCATAAGCTTATTCATTTGCTTATATACATGGCCACTTGAAGAATGTGTATCATCTAAAAAGATATCCCTCATCCCCCAAGGAACACCGATTTCCTCGGCTAATACTGGAATTACGGATTTGGAAGCTGTTCCACTATCAATAAAATATAGGCCATGTTCTTTTGCTGTTTCTAAAATGACTCGCATCATTGCCTCATTTTCAACAATTAACGAACCCATATGATTATTCATGCCTTTGG
This region of Anaerobacillus alkaliphilus genomic DNA includes:
- a CDS encoding divergent polysaccharide deacetylase family protein, coding for MKWKRILIIIGICTMIFPQLTRAETLGDASKVAIIIDDFGGKVKGVEEFLESNIPITVAVMPFLEQSKEQAELAHQLGLEVIIHLPLQPKKGKKSWLGPNPITSDLSLEEVKARVVKAIESVPHAKGMNNHMGSLIVENEAMMRVILETAKEHGLYFIDSGTASKSVIPVLAEEIGVPWGMRDIFLDDTHSSSGHVYKQMNKLMRVAELKGQAIGIGHVGIKGHETVNGVKQALKDLDSSKIKVVPASHLLKTSIEKKPDHFWQSR